Proteins encoded within one genomic window of Candidatus Syntrophocurvum alkaliphilum:
- a CDS encoding Ger(x)C family spore germination protein has product MIKRIIATIIIVSMVFSAGCWNIVELNEAAVAIGLGADVEDDDVLSFTAQLAFPIDREAAGPGEETHIVVTEKGDTFTEAARKIMLTVPRLPIWAHSSTFLIGENLAKKDLALIADFIGRNRNIRKNSAMFLTRDTTPAEVYEVETPLEMHSAVALMKMIQIQEEQLGIYIPVTISEFLAQLSTPGIEPVLPQVVVKEVDEEKHALDVEDDDNDNNNENGEEEEEEEEEEIEKSLRLDGTGVFAGRKLVGSLNEIESRGLRFLQTRMINGGLITLEDVADINGRITLELIRSRAIIKPQIEGETITMDIDIEGEFNFYELSGSTKEILNRKYVGIIEEATARKVEQEVSMAINRAQELESDIFGFGREISRVNPNSWKELNENWNTKHFPEVETNIKVTMDLRRSYLQDKIFRFAN; this is encoded by the coding sequence GTGATTAAGCGTATCATAGCTACTATCATTATCGTTTCTATGGTTTTTTCTGCTGGTTGTTGGAATATTGTTGAATTAAATGAGGCTGCAGTTGCTATAGGGTTAGGAGCTGATGTAGAAGATGATGATGTGCTTTCATTTACTGCCCAGCTAGCTTTTCCGATTGATCGAGAAGCTGCAGGTCCAGGAGAAGAAACACATATAGTAGTTACAGAAAAAGGTGACACCTTTACTGAAGCTGCTAGAAAAATTATGTTAACCGTTCCACGTTTACCTATTTGGGCACATTCTAGCACTTTTTTGATTGGAGAAAACTTAGCAAAAAAAGATTTGGCTTTAATTGCCGACTTTATTGGTCGTAATCGAAATATTCGTAAAAACTCGGCTATGTTTTTAACCAGAGACACTACACCTGCAGAAGTTTATGAAGTAGAAACTCCTTTAGAAATGCATTCTGCAGTAGCACTTATGAAAATGATACAAATACAAGAAGAGCAATTAGGTATATATATACCTGTTACTATATCAGAGTTTTTAGCACAATTATCTACTCCAGGTATTGAACCTGTATTGCCACAAGTAGTTGTTAAGGAAGTAGATGAAGAAAAACATGCACTTGATGTAGAAGATGATGATAATGATAATAATAATGAAAATGGAGAAGAAGAAGAGGAGGAGGAAGAGGAAGAAATAGAAAAATCGCTACGACTTGATGGTACAGGTGTTTTTGCCGGAAGAAAACTTGTTGGATCCTTAAATGAAATTGAAAGCCGAGGTTTAAGATTTTTACAGACTAGGATGATAAATGGTGGACTTATTACTTTAGAAGATGTTGCAGATATAAATGGCAGAATCACCTTAGAACTCATTAGGTCTCGAGCTATTATAAAACCACAAATCGAGGGTGAAACTATTACGATGGATATTGATATAGAAGGGGAGTTTAATTTTTATGAATTATCAGGAAGTACCAAAGAAATATTAAATAGAAAATATGTAGGTATTATAGAGGAAGCCACTGCACGCAAGGTTGAACAAGAAGTTAGTATGGCTATAAATCGCGCGCAAGAGCTTGAAAGTGATATCTTTGGGTTCGGGCGCGAAATCAGTCGGGTAAATCCTAATAGTTGGAAGGAGTTAAACGAAAATTGGAATACTAAACATTTTCCTGAAGTTGAAACAAATATTAAAGTTACTATGGATTTACGCAGAAGCTATCTACAAGATAAAATATTTAGATTTGCAAACTAG
- a CDS encoding GerAB/ArcD/ProY family transporter, protein MDKNSVSANQLGILTLFMVLGTSLIYLPALNAGRNGWLAVGLSSIVGFYMIYLLLSLHKSFPGKDLIAISEELLGKYLGKFLSLIFLTSIFFVVTLRLYDLAILMLVIFPLMPYLFVLTVITLIVVYIAFKGLNIVGRLAEVIMWPTVMLLLISYIAALSIHTLDFANVLPIFVYWKPVFSGFLYSANWPFAELVIFGMFLPFVKDDMKQNGRVLYYWLTFAAILLVIRSIITFAVIGAETVELKRFPFLEVYKMIDIPGLERIDQFFFFFWFVTAFFAILLSYQAVAMGTKTLFSLNNYRSILLPLGLLTIIMTFIFHDNDIIFVNLHSPSVIFYILPINLLFPTLLLVMTKIRGPGSKKG, encoded by the coding sequence ATGGATAAGAACTCTGTTTCTGCAAATCAATTAGGAATATTAACTTTATTTATGGTATTAGGTACTTCACTTATATATTTACCTGCACTTAATGCTGGACGTAATGGCTGGTTAGCAGTGGGGTTATCATCAATTGTGGGATTTTATATGATATATCTACTTCTTAGCCTACATAAAAGCTTTCCAGGCAAGGACCTTATTGCTATTAGTGAAGAACTTTTGGGTAAGTATTTAGGCAAATTTTTAAGCTTGATATTTTTAACTAGCATTTTTTTTGTTGTTACTTTACGATTATATGATTTAGCTATATTAATGTTAGTAATCTTTCCTTTGATGCCTTATCTGTTTGTTTTAACTGTTATCACTCTTATAGTTGTTTATATAGCTTTTAAAGGATTAAATATAGTAGGTAGATTAGCTGAAGTAATAATGTGGCCAACTGTAATGCTACTTTTAATAAGCTATATTGCTGCTTTATCCATTCATACATTAGATTTTGCAAATGTGCTACCTATATTTGTTTATTGGAAACCTGTTTTTTCAGGCTTTTTATATTCTGCAAATTGGCCATTTGCTGAACTAGTAATATTTGGTATGTTTTTACCCTTTGTTAAAGATGATATGAAACAAAATGGTAGAGTGCTGTATTATTGGCTTACATTTGCAGCGATTCTTTTGGTTATACGTAGTATTATAACCTTTGCCGTAATTGGTGCTGAAACAGTTGAATTAAAGAGGTTTCCATTTTTAGAGGTTTATAAAATGATTGATATTCCAGGTTTGGAACGAATAGACCAGTTTTTCTTTTTCTTTTGGTTCGTAACGGCCTTTTTTGCTATACTTTTGAGTTATCAAGCTGTAGCAATGGGGACAAAGACTTTATTCTCATTAAATAATTATCGATCTATTTTATTACCACTAGGTCTATTAACTATTATTATGACTTTTATATTTCATGACAATGATATTATTTTTGTGAATTTACATTCCCCGAGTGTTATATTTTACATTTTACCAATAAATTTACTTTTCCCTACCCTCCTGTTGGTTATGACCAAAATTAGAGGTCCGGGATCTAAAAAGGGTTAG
- the mfd gene encoding transcription-repair coupling factor — protein MNTQFFGEVKNHLNDDKNILLTGLTGSSKSFFINEVYKNKRGKMLCIVPNEEKAYDLEKELKALVGKNKVFLFLTREFAFIKENLSKIETQRILTLRELLFHPKRSGYIITTPGALLYKMLSPNQIKEKTIEIEIDNDINIDNLLKKWVEAGYTRNETVRSPGEFAVRGGIIDVFPVGEEHPYRIELFGDTVDSIHKFDPDTQRSEKKEKRVIITPADELQGEKLESTLMDHFSKDITIFFDEPREFFKTYDRETRRYNEFKKEAEKEEKDIKKLYLTNRNELSEIINKKTVIYHSFFPGNIPQVKVAMLENISQKEMEPFYNNYETLILRLKEWLQKNYTVKVALKSKPFKKQLQEQFIDNHLSGVELIDLNLEKGFVSQTFKYALITEQDIRGKKAGKKPSTKKKEAKIILEDLKIGDYVVHETYGIGIYRGVTQANVDNVIKEYLLLQYAGTDKLYLPVDKLDLLYKYTISEEKQPRLNKLGGTEWEKTRKKVSKSIQELAEELLRLYAMRENVQGYAFAPDTPWQMQFEDEFPYQETPDQLKSIKEVKQDMERQRPMDRLICGDVGYGKTEVALRAAFKAVMDGKQVALLVPTTVLAEQHYESFKQRFANYPAIVEVLSRFRTPKEQKKVIEDLNKGAVDIVIGTHRMLSKDIKFKELGLLIIDEEHRFGVAQKEKIKALKELVDVLSLSATPIPRSLHMSLTGLRDLSVIETPPPERYPITTYVLEYNEEIIREAVLAEIDRGGQVFFVHNRIQDIYKVKEELEKVLPGLNIAVGHGRMKEEELSKVLLDFNKGAYHILLCTTIIESGLDMPNVNTIIIDGADRMGLAQLYQLRGRVGRSNRLAYAYLTYRPEKVITEAAQKRLNAIREFNELGAGMKLALRDLEIRGAGNILGPEQHGYIQAVGFDLYVRLLEEETQKLKGEKPKEVTNPQLDIDVDYYIPDSYIPDSGTKIRIYRRLLLATEQEEVEEIRKEILDRFGNLPQPVENFLQIALLRIQAKNKEIKGIKRKGKQMEITLNRPLNKDVVQHLKEVRMKTPNEYTIQLKLDSSKSITELQTLLGKL, from the coding sequence TTGAATACACAGTTCTTTGGGGAAGTAAAAAATCATTTAAATGATGATAAAAATATATTATTAACTGGACTGACAGGTAGCTCTAAGAGTTTCTTTATAAATGAAGTTTACAAAAATAAGCGTGGAAAAATGCTTTGTATAGTACCTAATGAAGAAAAAGCCTATGACTTAGAAAAAGAGTTAAAGGCTTTAGTGGGTAAAAACAAAGTCTTTTTATTTCTTACTCGAGAATTTGCATTTATAAAAGAAAACCTATCTAAAATTGAGACGCAACGAATATTAACACTTAGAGAACTTTTATTTCATCCAAAACGCTCCGGTTACATAATAACTACACCTGGAGCACTTTTATATAAAATGCTTTCACCTAACCAAATAAAAGAAAAAACCATAGAAATAGAAATAGACAATGACATTAATATAGACAACTTGTTAAAAAAATGGGTAGAAGCAGGTTATACTCGAAACGAGACAGTTAGAAGTCCGGGTGAGTTTGCAGTTCGGGGTGGAATAATTGATGTATTTCCAGTTGGGGAAGAACATCCTTATCGTATTGAACTCTTTGGTGACACAGTAGACTCAATTCATAAATTCGATCCAGATACCCAAAGATCAGAAAAAAAAGAAAAAAGGGTAATAATTACACCTGCAGATGAACTTCAGGGAGAAAAATTAGAATCAACCTTAATGGATCATTTCTCAAAAGATATAACTATTTTCTTTGATGAACCCAGAGAGTTTTTCAAAACATACGATAGAGAAACTAGAAGGTATAATGAATTTAAAAAGGAAGCTGAAAAAGAAGAAAAAGATATAAAAAAACTATACTTAACTAATAGAAATGAGCTATCTGAAATAATAAATAAAAAAACAGTTATTTACCATTCATTTTTTCCGGGTAACATCCCCCAAGTTAAGGTGGCTATGCTAGAAAACATTTCACAAAAAGAAATGGAACCATTTTATAATAACTATGAAACCTTGATTTTAAGGCTTAAAGAATGGCTTCAAAAAAACTATACTGTTAAAGTTGCTCTAAAAAGTAAGCCATTTAAAAAACAATTACAAGAACAGTTTATTGACAACCATTTAAGTGGAGTAGAATTAATCGATTTAAACTTAGAAAAAGGCTTTGTTAGTCAAACATTTAAATATGCACTAATAACTGAGCAGGATATAAGAGGGAAAAAAGCAGGTAAAAAACCATCTACTAAGAAAAAAGAAGCAAAAATAATATTAGAAGATTTAAAAATAGGAGATTATGTAGTTCATGAAACCTATGGTATAGGAATATACCGAGGGGTTACTCAGGCAAATGTTGATAATGTTATTAAAGAATACCTACTATTGCAATATGCTGGAACTGACAAGCTCTATTTACCTGTAGATAAACTGGACTTATTATACAAATATACTATCTCTGAAGAAAAACAACCAAGGCTTAACAAGCTTGGTGGAACAGAATGGGAAAAAACTCGCAAAAAGGTATCCAAATCAATACAGGAGTTAGCTGAGGAACTGCTCCGATTATATGCTATGCGCGAAAACGTACAAGGATATGCATTTGCTCCCGATACTCCATGGCAAATGCAATTTGAAGATGAATTTCCCTACCAAGAAACTCCTGACCAACTAAAATCAATTAAAGAAGTAAAACAAGATATGGAAAGGCAACGCCCTATGGATAGATTGATATGTGGGGATGTTGGCTATGGCAAAACAGAAGTAGCATTAAGAGCAGCTTTTAAGGCAGTAATGGATGGTAAACAAGTAGCTTTACTAGTGCCTACAACTGTATTAGCTGAGCAACATTATGAATCCTTTAAACAGCGATTTGCAAACTATCCAGCAATAGTAGAAGTATTAAGTAGATTTAGAACACCAAAGGAGCAGAAAAAAGTTATTGAGGACTTAAACAAAGGAGCTGTAGATATTGTTATAGGTACCCATAGAATGCTATCAAAAGACATCAAATTTAAAGAGCTAGGTTTATTAATAATAGATGAAGAACATCGCTTTGGAGTAGCCCAAAAAGAAAAAATAAAGGCACTAAAAGAATTAGTTGATGTTCTTAGCTTATCAGCCACACCTATACCAAGAAGTTTACATATGTCTCTTACTGGACTTAGAGACTTAAGTGTAATAGAAACCCCTCCACCAGAAAGATACCCTATAACAACATATGTATTAGAATATAACGAGGAAATAATAAGGGAAGCTGTTTTAGCCGAAATTGACAGAGGAGGCCAGGTTTTCTTTGTACATAACCGTATTCAGGATATATATAAAGTAAAGGAAGAATTAGAAAAAGTACTACCAGGACTAAACATTGCTGTTGGACACGGAAGGATGAAGGAAGAAGAGCTTAGCAAAGTACTACTAGATTTTAATAAAGGAGCTTATCATATTTTATTATGTACTACTATAATAGAATCCGGTCTTGATATGCCCAATGTAAACACTATTATAATAGATGGGGCAGACAGAATGGGATTAGCTCAATTATATCAGCTTCGTGGAAGAGTGGGGCGTTCTAATAGACTTGCATATGCATATTTAACCTATCGACCTGAAAAAGTAATAACCGAAGCAGCTCAGAAAAGACTAAATGCAATAAGAGAATTCAATGAACTAGGTGCGGGAATGAAATTGGCTTTAAGGGACTTAGAAATTAGGGGTGCTGGTAATATATTAGGACCAGAACAGCATGGATATATACAGGCTGTAGGATTTGATCTTTATGTAAGATTACTAGAAGAGGAAACCCAAAAATTAAAAGGTGAAAAACCCAAAGAGGTTACTAATCCTCAATTAGACATTGATGTAGATTACTATATTCCTGATAGCTATATACCTGATTCAGGCACCAAAATTCGAATTTATCGCAGATTATTACTAGCAACAGAGCAGGAAGAGGTGGAAGAAATCAGAAAAGAAATACTAGACCGCTTTGGCAACTTACCTCAACCAGTAGAAAACTTCTTGCAAATTGCATTACTACGAATTCAGGCTAAGAATAAAGAGATAAAAGGAATAAAAAGAAAAGGCAAACAGATGGAAATAACCCTAAACAGACCGTTGAATAAAGACGTAGTTCAGCACCTAAAAGAAGTAAGGATGAAAACACCAAATGAATATACAATACAACTAAAATTAGACAGTTCTAAATCCATAACCGAGTTACAAACATTACTAGGTAAATTATAA
- the pth gene encoding aminoacyl-tRNA hydrolase, giving the protein MKIIVGLGNPGKKFKDTRHNVGFNVVDEIASQNTIEKEESKFDAIIGHIRINNEKIFLVKPLTYMNLSGRTVQPLVHYYKCELKDLMVIYDDMDLPVGSLRIREKGGTGGHKGMTSIINRLGSRDFPRMRIGIGRSEQIETTNWVLGQFTKEEKPYIDEIINLAADAATKWVKDGIHLTMNSYNK; this is encoded by the coding sequence ATGAAGATCATTGTTGGACTTGGCAATCCTGGAAAAAAGTTTAAAGATACTAGACATAACGTCGGTTTTAATGTAGTCGATGAAATTGCGTCACAAAACACAATAGAAAAAGAAGAAAGCAAATTTGACGCAATAATCGGACATATAAGAATAAACAACGAGAAAATCTTTCTGGTAAAACCCCTTACCTACATGAACCTTAGTGGCCGAACAGTTCAGCCATTAGTGCATTACTATAAATGTGAACTTAAAGACCTAATGGTTATCTATGACGATATGGATTTACCCGTAGGGTCTCTAAGAATTCGAGAAAAAGGTGGTACTGGTGGACATAAAGGAATGACATCCATAATCAATCGCCTAGGAAGTCGTGATTTTCCAAGAATGCGAATTGGCATAGGGCGCTCAGAGCAAATTGAGACGACAAATTGGGTATTAGGACAATTTACCAAAGAAGAAAAACCTTACATCGATGAAATAATAAACCTAGCGGCTGATGCAGCAACAAAGTGGGTAAAGGATGGAATACATCTAACAATGAATTCATATAATAAATAA
- a CDS encoding 50S ribosomal protein L25 has translation MALAQTLNCKKRELKTKGHRNELKRNEWVPAVLYGKGQPSVPITLGQRELIRVFNQYGSRGLFSLNIEDEKEPVIALIREIQKKPVSGDVVHIDFLTVDMTEKLTSTVSVYILGDEEVIKKGAVLQSGAKEVEVSCLPADLPDYISCDVSNLNIGDKVTVADLEVPEGVELLTDPESQVAAILAPAKAEEEETEEGEEATEEDAAEENNEE, from the coding sequence GTGGCACTAGCACAAACACTTAACTGCAAGAAACGCGAATTAAAAACTAAAGGACATCGCAATGAACTTAAAAGAAATGAATGGGTTCCAGCCGTACTTTACGGAAAAGGACAGCCTAGTGTCCCTATTACCCTAGGGCAAAGAGAACTTATTAGGGTGTTTAATCAATACGGATCCAGAGGGCTTTTTTCACTAAACATTGAAGATGAAAAAGAACCAGTTATAGCACTTATTAGAGAAATTCAAAAAAAGCCGGTAAGTGGAGATGTAGTACATATCGACTTCTTAACAGTAGATATGACAGAAAAACTAACCAGCACGGTAAGTGTCTATATTTTAGGTGATGAGGAAGTCATCAAAAAAGGAGCTGTACTTCAATCAGGAGCTAAAGAAGTAGAGGTTAGCTGTTTGCCAGCTGATCTACCTGATTACATTTCCTGTGATGTATCAAATCTAAACATTGGGGATAAAGTAACAGTTGCAGATTTAGAAGTGCCAGAAGGTGTTGAACTATTGACTGATCCAGAAAGTCAGGTAGCAGCAATCTTAGCTCCAGCTAAAGCAGAGGAAGAAGAAACTGAAGAGGGCGAAGAAGCTACCGAAGAAGATGCAGCCGAAGAAAACAACGAAGAATAA
- a CDS encoding ribose-phosphate diphosphokinase, whose amino-acid sequence MKATRWRMKLFTGNANIELANEIAAYLGLPVGEAKVNRFSDGEISVAIDESVRGVDVFVVQPTCPPVNEHLMELLIMIDAFRRASAARINAVIPYYGYGRQDRKTKARDPITAKLVSNLIVEAGAQRVVAVDLHATQIQGFYDIPVDHLPGVPTIGEYFKSKDVTGEKAVVLSPDVGGVTRARDLGAKIGAPLAIVDKRRPLPNVSEVMNVIGDVKDKSVIITDDIIDTAGTICTAAEVMMDNGAKEVYGCCTHAVFSGPAIDRLAKAPFKEIVITNTIPLEQQKMLPNIKMLSIAPLVGEAILRIHEDLSVSKLFEI is encoded by the coding sequence ATGAAAGCAACCAGGTGGCGCATGAAGCTATTTACAGGAAATGCCAACATAGAATTAGCAAATGAAATAGCAGCCTATTTAGGATTACCAGTAGGGGAAGCAAAAGTTAATCGATTTTCTGACGGGGAAATTAGTGTAGCGATTGATGAAAGTGTAAGAGGGGTTGACGTTTTTGTAGTACAGCCAACATGTCCGCCTGTAAATGAACATCTAATGGAACTACTAATTATGATTGATGCTTTTAGAAGAGCATCTGCTGCAAGAATCAATGCAGTTATACCATATTATGGGTATGGAAGGCAAGATAGAAAAACCAAAGCTCGTGATCCAATAACGGCAAAACTAGTGTCTAACCTAATAGTAGAAGCAGGAGCGCAAAGAGTTGTTGCAGTTGACCTTCATGCTACTCAGATTCAAGGGTTTTATGACATACCAGTTGATCATTTGCCGGGTGTGCCGACAATAGGGGAATACTTTAAAAGCAAAGATGTAACTGGTGAAAAAGCTGTAGTTTTATCACCAGATGTAGGAGGAGTTACTCGGGCTAGAGACTTAGGAGCTAAGATAGGGGCTCCACTAGCAATTGTTGACAAAAGAAGACCCCTACCCAATGTGTCTGAAGTAATGAATGTTATTGGAGATGTAAAAGATAAGTCTGTAATAATAACAGATGACATAATAGACACAGCAGGAACTATATGTACTGCTGCTGAGGTAATGATGGACAATGGTGCTAAAGAAGTATATGGATGTTGCACTCACGCGGTATTTTCAGGTCCAGCTATTGATAGATTAGCTAAAGCTCCCTTTAAGGAAATAGTGATAACCAATACCATCCCATTGGAACAGCAAAAAATGTTGCCTAACATAAAGATGCTTTCTATTGCACCACTTGTAGGAGAGGCAATACTAAGGATTCACGAAGACTTATCTGTAAGTAAACTATTTGAAATATAG
- the glmU gene encoding bifunctional UDP-N-acetylglucosamine diphosphorylase/glucosamine-1-phosphate N-acetyltransferase GlmU encodes MSYSAVILAAGKGVRMRSNLPKVVHLVAGKPMIKHVVNAVTEAGISKTNIIVGHGREKVYDLFKNEDIKFAIQEEQLGTGHALMQAKDLLDDNETIIVLAGDTPLLTGNTIKSLIEYHATNNAVATVVSTKIDPPIGYGRIIRDESGNFVKIVEEKDATNVQKQITEINTGIYCFKVKAAFDALNRTKTSNAQGEYYLTDILEILKNDNKTVAVYKANNSEEFHGINNRIQMSTAEKILRMRKNLELMENGVTIMDPETTFIDKDVSIGADTTILPFTIIQGKTVIGSGCEIGPQTRINDTQIGNNVVIENSRIKEAEISDACIIGPFAYIRPGTILKNGVKIGDFVEVKKSVLGENSKVPHLSYVGDALVGENVNIGAGTITCNYDGKNKFETLIEDGAFIGSNTNLVAPVKVGENALIGAGSTITRNVPSDSLAFERAKQKNISNWGKKKEKDD; translated from the coding sequence TTGAGTTATTCAGCTGTTATATTGGCTGCCGGTAAAGGTGTTCGTATGCGTTCAAATTTACCCAAGGTTGTGCATTTAGTAGCAGGGAAACCCATGATAAAACATGTAGTAAATGCAGTAACAGAAGCAGGTATATCAAAAACTAACATAATTGTGGGGCATGGTAGAGAAAAGGTTTATGATCTTTTCAAAAATGAAGACATAAAATTTGCCATACAGGAAGAACAACTGGGAACTGGCCATGCTTTAATGCAAGCTAAAGATCTTCTTGACGATAACGAGACAATAATAGTTTTAGCAGGTGATACTCCTTTATTAACAGGTAACACCATAAAAAGTCTAATCGAATATCATGCTACTAATAATGCAGTGGCAACAGTTGTGTCAACAAAAATTGATCCCCCAATAGGTTATGGAAGAATAATTAGAGACGAAAGTGGGAATTTTGTCAAAATAGTAGAAGAAAAAGATGCAACTAATGTACAAAAACAAATAACTGAAATAAATACAGGAATTTACTGCTTTAAAGTAAAAGCGGCATTTGATGCTTTAAATAGAACCAAAACTAGTAATGCACAAGGAGAGTACTACTTAACAGATATTTTAGAAATACTTAAGAATGATAATAAAACAGTGGCAGTATACAAAGCAAATAATAGTGAAGAGTTTCACGGAATTAACAACAGAATACAGATGTCAACCGCAGAAAAAATACTTCGCATGAGAAAAAACCTTGAGTTAATGGAAAACGGCGTAACAATAATGGATCCAGAAACTACTTTTATAGATAAAGATGTTAGCATAGGGGCGGATACGACTATACTTCCGTTTACAATTATTCAGGGTAAAACCGTTATTGGTTCGGGCTGTGAAATAGGACCTCAAACGAGAATTAATGATACTCAAATAGGTAACAATGTGGTAATTGAAAACTCACGCATAAAAGAAGCTGAAATAAGTGATGCTTGCATAATAGGGCCATTTGCTTATATTAGACCAGGTACTATTCTTAAAAATGGTGTAAAAATAGGAGATTTTGTAGAGGTAAAAAAATCAGTTTTAGGGGAAAACAGTAAAGTTCCTCACTTAAGTTATGTTGGAGATGCTTTGGTCGGAGAAAACGTCAACATCGGTGCTGGAACTATAACTTGCAACTATGACGGTAAAAACAAATTCGAAACATTAATAGAAGATGGTGCATTCATTGGTAGTAATACAAACCTGGTTGCACCAGTAAAAGTAGGGGAAAATGCTTTGATTGGGGCAGGCTCAACCATTACTAGAAATGTACCTTCAGATTCATTAGCATTTGAAAGAGCGAAACAAAAAAACATAAGTAATTGGGGAAAGAAAAAGGAAAAAGATGATTAA
- a CDS encoding nucleotidyltransferase family protein has translation MQYDAIILAGGENTSELKKIAPYDNEALIIIDKYPMIHYVYQALRNSSFIKNIVICGPKEALRNIFIKEENLLFAESGENAIESFSNSVKLLENHSITEKILVMPTDIPFITTEAIDDFINRCEKSRADFYYSITTKEVNEKVFPGVTRTYVKLKDGTFTGGNLFLVREKVIPRCLRVGVELIERRKNPLAMAKLFGFGLVWSFITKQLTISKAEKRFYEVIGIKGKAIISPYAEVGVDVDKPSDLELAQNYLKG, from the coding sequence ATGCAATATGACGCTATCATACTTGCTGGTGGTGAAAATACAAGTGAGTTAAAGAAGATAGCTCCATACGATAATGAAGCTTTAATAATTATCGATAAATATCCAATGATACACTACGTCTACCAAGCGCTTCGCAACTCCTCGTTTATAAAAAACATAGTTATATGTGGTCCAAAAGAGGCGTTACGTAATATTTTCATTAAAGAAGAAAACCTATTATTTGCAGAAAGTGGAGAAAATGCCATAGAAAGTTTTAGTAATTCAGTAAAACTTCTAGAAAATCATTCTATAACTGAAAAAATATTAGTAATGCCTACAGACATACCTTTTATAACAACAGAAGCCATAGATGATTTTATAAATAGGTGTGAAAAAAGCAGAGCTGACTTTTATTACTCAATAACTACCAAAGAAGTTAATGAAAAAGTTTTTCCTGGGGTTACTCGAACATATGTAAAACTTAAAGATGGAACATTTACTGGAGGAAACCTGTTTCTAGTCAGAGAGAAAGTTATCCCTAGGTGCTTAAGGGTTGGAGTAGAGCTAATAGAGCGAAGGAAAAATCCTTTAGCTATGGCAAAACTTTTTGGATTTGGTTTAGTATGGAGCTTTATTACTAAACAACTAACTATTAGTAAAGCAGAAAAAAGATTCTATGAAGTCATAGGAATAAAAGGGAAAGCAATAATTTCCCCTTATGCTGAAGTAGGGGTCGATGTCGACAAGCCCTCTGATCTTGAACTTGCGCAAAACTACCTTAAAGGGTAA
- a CDS encoding GntR family transcriptional regulator, whose product MEEKRLVPVNLDSYKPLRELVLEAIREAIISGSLKPRERLMEIQLAEELGVSRTPVREALRKLELEGFIVMVPRKGAYVADISFKDIADVFEIRAALEGLAASLAAERITDEELEEMERLLVEKAECIATNNIDRLVEVDTRFHEIIYIASRNERLTTIINNLREQIQRFRLTSLSYPGRKKQSMEEHRTLTEAIQSRDINYARQVAQEHIENAENIMIDSIKAQRAKEEEESKG is encoded by the coding sequence ATGGAAGAAAAACGTTTAGTACCTGTGAACCTAGACTCCTACAAACCATTAAGAGAATTGGTTTTAGAAGCAATACGAGAAGCAATCATAAGTGGTTCACTAAAACCAAGAGAAAGGCTAATGGAAATCCAATTAGCAGAAGAGCTAGGAGTATCTAGAACACCAGTAAGAGAAGCATTGCGCAAATTAGAACTCGAAGGTTTTATAGTTATGGTTCCAAGGAAAGGTGCCTATGTAGCAGATATATCTTTTAAAGACATTGCAGATGTATTTGAAATTCGTGCTGCTCTAGAGGGGCTTGCTGCTAGCTTAGCAGCGGAGAGAATTACCGATGAAGAGCTAGAAGAAATGGAACGTCTACTAGTAGAAAAAGCTGAATGTATAGCTACTAATAATATTGATCGCTTAGTAGAAGTTGATACTAGATTTCATGAAATTATATATATAGCTAGTAGAAATGAACGTCTTACAACTATAATTAACAACTTAAGAGAACAAATTCAAAGATTTAGATTAACTTCATTATCTTATCCAGGAAGAAAAAAACAATCAATGGAAGAACACCGTACTTTAACGGAAGCGATACAATCTCGTGATATAAACTATGCTAGACAGGTTGCACAGGAGCACATAGAAAACGCTGAAAATATAATGATAGACTCAATAAAAGCTCAAAGAGCCAAAGAAGAAGAAGAATCCAAGGGATAA